The following proteins come from a genomic window of Azoarcus sp. PA01:
- a CDS encoding branched-chain amino acid ABC transporter permease — protein sequence MDIFGIPIQALMGQLLIGLINGSFYAILSLGLAIIFGLLNIINFSHGALYMMGAFVAWIGLTYLGINYWVALVAVPLVVGIFGMIIERTMLKHLYRLDHLYGLLLTFGLALIIEGLFRYRFGISGESYPVPELLAGGFNLGFMFLPKYRAWVIAVSLVVCFGSWYIIERTKLGSYLRAGTENPQLLQAFGINVPLMITLTYGFGVALAAFAGVLAAPVFQVNPVMGSNLIIVVFAVVVIGGMGSIMGSIVTGLGLGLIEGLTRVFYPEASAVVIFVIMGIVLLLRPAGLFGRER from the coding sequence ATGGACATTTTCGGCATTCCGATCCAGGCCCTGATGGGGCAGCTGCTGATCGGGCTCATCAACGGCTCGTTCTACGCGATCCTGAGCCTCGGGCTGGCGATCATTTTCGGTCTGCTCAACATCATCAATTTCTCGCACGGCGCGCTGTATATGATGGGCGCGTTCGTCGCGTGGATCGGCCTGACCTACCTCGGCATCAACTACTGGGTCGCGCTGGTCGCGGTGCCGCTGGTCGTCGGCATTTTCGGCATGATCATCGAGCGCACGATGCTCAAGCACCTGTACCGGCTCGATCACCTGTACGGGCTGCTGCTGACTTTCGGCCTCGCGCTGATCATCGAAGGCCTCTTCCGCTATCGCTTCGGCATTTCCGGCGAAAGCTACCCGGTGCCCGAGCTGCTTGCCGGCGGCTTCAACCTTGGTTTCATGTTCCTGCCGAAATACCGCGCGTGGGTCATCGCGGTGTCGCTCGTCGTGTGCTTCGGCAGCTGGTACATCATCGAGCGCACGAAGCTCGGCTCGTACCTGCGCGCCGGCACCGAGAACCCGCAGCTGCTGCAGGCCTTCGGCATCAACGTGCCGCTGATGATCACGCTGACCTACGGCTTCGGCGTCGCGCTCGCGGCGTTTGCCGGCGTGCTCGCCGCGCCGGTGTTCCAGGTGAACCCGGTCATGGGCTCGAACCTGATCATCGTCGTGTTCGCCGTCGTCGTCATTGGCGGCATGGGTTCGATCATGGGCTCGATCGTCACCGGCCTCGGCCTCGGGCTCATCGAAGGGCTGACGCGCGTGTTCTATCCGGAAGCTTCCGCGGTCGTGATCTTCGTCATCATGGGAATCGTGCTGCTGCTGCGCCCGGCCGGCCTGTTCGGACGCGAGCGTTAG
- a CDS encoding PEP-CTERM sorting domain-containing protein, translating to MTMRTHLGVAAIAVAAVVPSAANALMLSDLESLGSYAGLATVTISRTGPTAQATQSGPGTSGNTTFAMGWTGGGAAYAYPLAQGPGGPFFTVDFGTMLAGSAPSSLRTHVFDLGLDPVDVDPRELDFTGPSIGDVATALALAEDAEDRASWVESVTQGIFEATYHLFLFEAAASPEGPEQVEPNAVPEPGVLALLGIGLAGLAAGVRRRSA from the coding sequence ATGACAATGCGAACACATCTCGGAGTTGCCGCAATCGCCGTCGCAGCGGTCGTGCCTTCCGCGGCCAATGCGCTGATGCTGAGCGACCTGGAAAGCCTCGGCAGCTACGCCGGTCTGGCCACCGTCACGATCAGCCGGACCGGGCCCACGGCCCAGGCGACGCAGTCGGGCCCGGGCACAAGCGGGAATACGACGTTTGCGATGGGCTGGACGGGGGGCGGCGCCGCTTACGCCTATCCGCTCGCACAAGGGCCCGGGGGACCGTTCTTCACGGTCGATTTCGGCACGATGCTCGCGGGCAGCGCGCCGTCCAGTCTTAGAACGCACGTCTTCGACCTCGGGCTCGACCCGGTCGACGTCGATCCCCGCGAGTTGGACTTCACCGGACCGTCGATCGGCGACGTCGCGACTGCCCTCGCGCTCGCCGAGGATGCCGAGGATCGCGCGAGCTGGGTCGAGAGCGTCACCCAAGGGATCTTCGAAGCAACTTATCACCTGTTCCTGTTCGAAGCGGCCGCTTCGCCGGAGGGCCCTGAGCAAGTGGAGCCGAACGCGGTACCGGAGCCGGGCGTGCTGGCGCTGCTCGGCATCGGCCTCGCCGGCCTCGCGGCAGGGGTCCGCAGAAGAAGCGCCTGA
- a CDS encoding ABC transporter ATP-binding protein, with protein sequence MPDASARDNPDVEMLRVSDLHAFYGESHILHGIDFSVNRGELVTLLGRNGAGRTTTLKAILGLTGRRTGSIMINGRQVIDLPTHRIAHLGVGYCPEERGIYASLSAEENLLLPPAVNSSGMSLDEIYEMFPNLQERRHSPGSRLSGGEQQMLAMARILRTGARLLLLDEITEGLAPVIVQTLARVITSLKAKGLTIIMVEQNFRFAAPLADRHYVIEHGRIVATVTKDELDSKMQLLQKLLGV encoded by the coding sequence ATGCCTGACGCCAGCGCCCGCGACAATCCCGACGTCGAGATGCTGCGGGTCAGCGACCTGCATGCGTTCTACGGCGAATCGCACATCCTGCACGGCATCGATTTCAGCGTGAACCGCGGCGAACTCGTGACGCTGCTCGGACGCAACGGCGCCGGGCGCACGACGACGCTCAAAGCGATCCTCGGGCTCACCGGCCGACGCACCGGCTCGATCATGATCAACGGCCGGCAGGTCATCGACCTGCCGACCCACCGCATCGCCCACCTCGGCGTCGGCTACTGCCCCGAGGAGCGCGGCATCTACGCGAGCCTGTCGGCCGAGGAGAACCTGTTGCTGCCTCCCGCCGTGAACAGCAGCGGCATGTCGCTCGACGAGATCTACGAGATGTTCCCGAACCTGCAGGAGCGCCGGCACAGCCCGGGCAGCCGGCTCTCCGGCGGCGAACAGCAGATGCTCGCGATGGCGCGCATCCTGCGCACCGGCGCGCGGCTGCTGCTGCTCGACGAAATCACCGAAGGCCTCGCGCCGGTGATCGTGCAGACGCTCGCTCGCGTCATCACGAGCCTGAAGGCGAAGGGACTGACGATCATCATGGTCGAGCAGAACTTCCGCTTCGCCGCGCCGCTCGCCGACCGGCATTACGTCATCGAGCACGGCCGCATCGTCGCGACGGTGACGAAGGACGAACTCGATTCGAAGATGCAGCTGCTGCAAAAACTGCTGGGCGTGTGA
- a CDS encoding PACE efflux transporter, whose product MSPPTSGLRPPLRSVRDRIRQVALFELGGLALVTPPFAWASGVPLFDSIGLLALISLLAAAWNAAYNTCFDRIEAKLAGRPADRRPLPLRVAHAIGFEGGLLLMSLPIIMAWTGMSWIEALLADLGLATAYVLYAFAFNLGYDRAFPIEPQRCGSLSSAK is encoded by the coding sequence ATGTCACCCCCCACCTCCGGACTCCGACCCCCGCTGCGCTCCGTCCGCGACCGGATCCGCCAGGTCGCACTGTTCGAGCTGGGCGGGCTCGCGCTGGTGACTCCGCCTTTCGCCTGGGCGAGCGGCGTGCCGCTATTCGACTCGATCGGCCTGCTGGCGCTGATCTCGCTGCTCGCGGCGGCGTGGAACGCCGCCTACAACACCTGTTTCGACCGCATCGAGGCGAAGCTCGCGGGCCGGCCGGCCGATCGCCGGCCGCTTCCGCTGCGGGTCGCACACGCGATCGGCTTCGAAGGCGGCCTGCTGCTGATGAGCCTGCCGATCATCATGGCCTGGACCGGCATGAGCTGGATCGAAGCACTGCTCGCGGACCTCGGGCTCGCGACCGCCTACGTGCTGTACGCCTTCGCGTTCAACCTCGGCTACGACCGGGCGTTCCCGATCGAACCGCAGCGCTGCGGATCGCTTTCCAGTGCCAAGTAA
- a CDS encoding branched-chain amino acid ABC transporter permease, translating to MKGKNIGWIILLVLGLVAPFLVYPVLVMKILCFSLFACAFNLLLGYTGLLSFGHAAFLGWAGYTCGYAMKELGLSPELGLLAGTAAAAALGFVFGSLAIRRSGIYFAMVTLALAQLMYFLALQFPFTGGEDGLQGVPRGHLFGLVDLSQTMNMYYFVLAVFLGGFWVIDRAIHSPFGQVLKAIRENEPRAISLGYDVDRYKLLAFVLSAALSGLAGATKTLVFQLASLTDVHWHMSGEIVLMTLLGGMGTVFGPIVGATVVVGLQNYGAELGQWVSVLTGVIFVICVLAFRRGIVGELAALIRRSGIRM from the coding sequence ATGAAAGGCAAAAACATCGGCTGGATCATCCTGCTCGTTCTCGGGCTCGTCGCGCCGTTCCTCGTCTACCCGGTGCTGGTGATGAAGATCCTGTGCTTCTCGCTGTTCGCCTGCGCATTCAACCTGCTGCTCGGCTACACCGGCCTGCTGTCGTTCGGCCACGCCGCGTTTCTCGGCTGGGCGGGCTATACCTGCGGCTACGCGATGAAGGAACTCGGGCTGTCGCCCGAGCTGGGCCTGCTCGCAGGCACCGCCGCTGCCGCGGCGCTCGGTTTCGTCTTCGGCAGCCTCGCGATCCGCCGCTCCGGCATCTATTTCGCGATGGTGACGCTCGCGCTCGCGCAGCTGATGTATTTCCTCGCGCTGCAGTTCCCGTTCACCGGCGGCGAGGACGGCCTGCAGGGCGTGCCGCGCGGGCACCTGTTCGGGCTCGTCGATCTGTCGCAGACCATGAACATGTATTACTTCGTGCTCGCGGTGTTCCTCGGCGGATTCTGGGTCATCGACCGCGCGATCCACTCGCCGTTCGGCCAGGTGCTGAAGGCGATCCGCGAGAACGAGCCGCGCGCGATCTCGCTCGGCTATGACGTCGACCGCTACAAGCTGCTCGCCTTCGTGCTGTCCGCAGCGCTCTCCGGCCTGGCCGGCGCGACCAAGACGCTGGTGTTCCAGCTCGCGTCGCTGACCGACGTGCATTGGCATATGTCGGGCGAGATCGTGCTGATGACCCTGCTCGGCGGCATGGGCACCGTGTTCGGCCCGATCGTCGGCGCGACAGTCGTCGTCGGCCTGCAGAACTACGGCGCCGAGCTCGGCCAGTGGGTCAGCGTGCTGACCGGCGTGATCTTCGTCATCTGCGTGCTCGCGTTCCGCCGCGGCATCGTCGGCGAGCTGGCGGCGCTGATCCGGCGTTCAGGGATCCGGATGTAG
- a CDS encoding FecR domain-containing protein has protein sequence MKAATSTGTLLTALSPAAGIFGRLDKMFHVLRLMFALPLVLLVAGSAWADPPGRVGRLALLDGEVSLRPADSRRWESASLNWPLTSGDALSTEGGSRAEIRIGSSVLRLAGSTSIDIRQLDDERIRIELERGSLAIRIRSREAAAAIEVETRDGLVVADEPGQYRVDYEDATTVLTNYRGGELDFRSEDSDVVVSEGRRAHVLFSDHTEVRWSDPERDDFTGWTLARDAHDDRLGEPRYVSPEMTGVEDLHEYGDWRTLDDYGPVWYPRSVPPGWAPYRSGRWVLVQPWGWTWVDDAPWGFAPFHYGRWVMVGGTWAWVPGAYVARPVYAPALVVWMGLPGVSISLSSGSLPHIGWFPLGPREVYVPSYRHSTTYVRRINITHVTNIVHIDRAAREPRHARYAHRDRRDAVTVVPGEVVRHSRPVFRHVVRDDEHKGRLPRAATPVPPLDPRLVVEHDRVERARRPRDEERLRDEQARRSARLREAVEERRQREHAGPEERRLRAMPEDGRGRETSPGRRIDGREQGRPGTDGEPRVERERERERRLPSAAEVLPRDPAPAVPQPAPQQNARELQQRQHEQERPRQQPIRQQRNQEQQQQERAREQAQRQRALEQHEQQRRQTLERQEELRQRQSQQRERQQQEQLQRQQQERMQRQQRDLEPQQQQRMQQELEQQRRQAIERQEALRQRQSQDRERQLRQQQSQQQDQLQRQQRQLERQREMQERRQSEQRSQIERRAAGNEGDASRGERRRAGDEGRPGN, from the coding sequence GTGAAAGCGGCAACTTCGACCGGCACGCTGCTCACCGCCCTTTCCCCTGCCGCAGGGATTTTCGGGAGACTCGACAAGATGTTTCACGTTCTTCGCTTGATGTTCGCGCTGCCGCTGGTCCTGCTCGTCGCGGGTAGCGCATGGGCCGATCCGCCCGGACGGGTCGGGCGCTTGGCGCTGCTCGACGGGGAGGTGTCGCTGCGCCCGGCCGACAGCCGGCGCTGGGAAAGCGCGAGCCTGAACTGGCCGCTGACGTCGGGCGATGCCCTCAGCACCGAAGGGGGCAGCCGCGCTGAAATCCGGATCGGATCGAGCGTGCTGCGGCTCGCCGGCTCGACGTCCATCGACATCCGCCAGCTCGATGACGAACGCATCCGCATCGAACTCGAGCGCGGCAGCCTCGCGATCCGGATCCGCAGCCGCGAAGCGGCAGCGGCGATCGAGGTCGAAACTCGCGACGGCCTGGTCGTCGCCGACGAGCCGGGTCAATACCGCGTCGATTACGAGGACGCGACGACGGTCCTGACGAACTACCGCGGGGGCGAACTCGATTTCCGCTCGGAGGACAGCGACGTCGTCGTGAGCGAAGGGCGACGCGCGCACGTGCTGTTTTCCGACCACACCGAAGTGCGCTGGAGCGACCCCGAGCGGGACGACTTCACCGGCTGGACGCTGGCCCGCGACGCGCACGACGACCGGCTCGGCGAGCCGCGCTACGTGTCACCCGAGATGACCGGGGTCGAGGACCTGCATGAATACGGCGACTGGCGAACGCTCGATGATTACGGACCGGTGTGGTACCCGCGCAGCGTGCCGCCCGGCTGGGCCCCCTATCGTTCGGGGCGCTGGGTATTGGTCCAGCCATGGGGCTGGACGTGGGTCGACGACGCCCCGTGGGGCTTCGCGCCGTTCCATTACGGCCGCTGGGTAATGGTCGGCGGAACATGGGCGTGGGTGCCGGGCGCCTACGTCGCACGGCCGGTGTACGCGCCTGCGCTCGTCGTGTGGATGGGGCTGCCGGGCGTGAGCATCAGCCTCTCGTCCGGTTCGCTGCCGCACATCGGCTGGTTCCCCCTCGGTCCGCGCGAGGTCTACGTGCCGAGCTACCGCCACAGCACGACCTACGTGCGCCGCATCAACATCACCCATGTCACCAACATCGTTCATATCGACCGGGCGGCGCGCGAACCGCGGCACGCCCGCTATGCGCATCGCGACCGCCGCGACGCGGTGACGGTCGTGCCCGGCGAAGTCGTCAGGCATTCCCGCCCGGTGTTCCGTCATGTGGTGCGCGACGACGAGCACAAAGGGCGCCTGCCGCGCGCCGCGACCCCCGTTCCGCCCCTCGATCCTCGTCTCGTCGTCGAACATGATCGCGTCGAACGCGCGAGGCGGCCGCGGGACGAGGAGCGGTTGCGCGACGAACAGGCGCGGCGCAGCGCACGTCTGCGCGAAGCGGTCGAAGAGCGTCGGCAGCGGGAGCACGCAGGGCCCGAAGAACGGCGATTGCGCGCCATGCCCGAAGACGGACGCGGCCGCGAAACGTCCCCCGGGCGCCGCATCGACGGCCGGGAACAGGGACGACCCGGGACGGACGGCGAGCCGCGCGTCGAGCGCGAGCGCGAACGCGAACGTCGACTCCCGTCGGCCGCGGAAGTGCTGCCCCGCGACCCAGCCCCCGCCGTGCCGCAACCTGCGCCACAGCAAAATGCACGGGAGCTGCAACAGCGGCAGCACGAACAGGAACGGCCGCGCCAGCAACCGATACGACAGCAACGGAACCAGGAACAGCAGCAACAGGAACGTGCGCGCGAACAGGCGCAACGCCAGCGCGCGCTGGAGCAGCACGAACAGCAGCGCCGCCAGACCCTCGAGCGGCAGGAGGAACTGCGGCAGCGCCAGTCGCAGCAGCGGGAGCGCCAGCAGCAGGAACAGCTTCAGCGCCAGCAGCAGGAGCGGATGCAACGGCAGCAACGGGACCTGGAGCCGCAGCAACAGCAGCGGATGCAGCAGGAACTGGAACAGCAGCGCCGCCAGGCCATCGAGCGCCAGGAGGCACTGCGGCAGCGTCAGTCACAGGACCGCGAACGTCAGCTGCGTCAGCAACAAAGTCAGCAACAGGACCAGTTGCAGCGACAGCAGCGGCAACTGGAACGGCAGCGCGAGATGCAGGAGCGGCGGCAGAGCGAGCAGCGCAGTCAGATCGAGCGACGGGCAGCGGGGAATGAAGGCGATGCGTCGCGCGGCGAGCGGCGACGCGCGGGCGACGAGGGCAGGCCCGGCAATTGA
- a CDS encoding ABC transporter substrate-binding protein, whose translation MKPRTLASAIAAAALAAQPMLAQSATISDGVVKLGVLTDMSGTYSDLAGPGAVEATRMAIEDFIANEKPDFKIEMVSADHQNKADISANKAREWIDTQKVDAIVDLVTTSTALAVMKVANEKNRISLVTGAGSTPITNEQCNDTTVHWAYDTYSLPVGTAKAVVQQGGKTWYFITADYAFGHSLEKNTSDVVKKSGGKVLGSVRHPFPGSDFSSFLLSAQASGAQVIGLANAGNDTINSIKQAREFGITPKQSLAGLLMFISDVHSLGLDATAGMYLTTGFYWDHNDETRAWSKRYFDKMKRMPTMVQAADYSTVYHYLKAVRSAGTDEAKAVMAKMRETPVNDFFAKNGQVRADGRMVHDMYLAQVKKPSESKYPWDYYHIRQVIPGAEAFITPAESTCPLMKK comes from the coding sequence ATGAAACCCAGGACTCTGGCATCAGCGATCGCCGCGGCGGCGCTGGCCGCGCAACCGATGCTCGCGCAGTCGGCGACGATCAGCGACGGCGTCGTCAAGCTCGGCGTGCTGACCGACATGTCGGGCACGTATTCCGACCTCGCCGGCCCCGGCGCGGTCGAGGCGACGCGGATGGCGATCGAGGACTTCATCGCGAACGAAAAACCGGACTTCAAGATCGAGATGGTCTCCGCCGACCACCAGAACAAGGCGGACATCTCGGCGAACAAGGCGCGCGAGTGGATCGACACGCAGAAGGTCGACGCGATCGTCGACCTCGTCACGACCTCGACCGCGCTCGCGGTGATGAAGGTCGCGAACGAGAAGAACCGCATCTCGCTCGTGACCGGCGCGGGCTCGACCCCGATCACCAACGAGCAGTGCAACGACACGACGGTGCACTGGGCGTACGACACCTATTCGCTGCCGGTCGGCACCGCGAAAGCGGTCGTGCAGCAAGGCGGCAAGACCTGGTACTTCATCACCGCCGACTACGCGTTCGGCCACTCGCTGGAGAAGAACACCTCCGACGTCGTGAAGAAGAGCGGCGGCAAAGTGCTCGGCAGCGTGCGCCATCCGTTCCCGGGCAGCGATTTCTCGTCCTTCCTCCTGAGTGCGCAGGCTTCCGGCGCACAGGTCATCGGTCTGGCCAACGCCGGCAACGACACGATCAATTCGATCAAGCAGGCGCGCGAGTTCGGCATCACGCCGAAGCAGTCGCTCGCCGGACTGCTGATGTTCATCTCGGACGTGCATAGCCTCGGGCTCGACGCGACGGCCGGGATGTACCTGACGACCGGCTTCTACTGGGACCACAACGACGAGACGCGCGCCTGGTCGAAGCGCTATTTCGACAAGATGAAGCGCATGCCGACGATGGTGCAGGCGGCCGACTATTCGACCGTCTATCACTACCTGAAAGCGGTCAGGAGCGCAGGCACCGACGAAGCGAAAGCGGTGATGGCGAAGATGCGCGAGACTCCGGTCAATGACTTCTTCGCAAAGAACGGCCAGGTGCGGGCCGACGGCCGCATGGTCCATGACATGTACCTCGCGCAGGTGAAGAAGCCGTCGGAGTCGAAGTATCCGTGGGACTACTACCACATCCGCCAAGTGATCCCGGGCGCGGAGGCGTTCATCACGCCCGCGGAAAGCACTTGCCCGCTGATGAAGAAATAG
- a CDS encoding transglycosylase domain-containing protein, producing the protein MHASQQSGGNVSETISYKTPGRAWLKILTRLFLVLLFLALIASAAFLVVEVRSSWFEAREVSRYAENLRYHVEAGPSDSVRFPAHGPFDLRLGYAKLPHFIERLQARDMTIVSQARFSPQLVNFTERGHFPPYREKTRAGLEIEGAYGESVYRSSYPVRSYPAFEQIPTRVVQSLLFIENRNLLEPARPYLNPAIDWMRFGQAAVAQLMKVVDDDLNTPGGSTLATQIEKYRHSPDGITHSPHEKLRQMISATVRAYSEGRETLPVRRDLVLHYLNTVPLSAAPLYGEVHGLGDGLWVWFGVDFAHTNRLLAAAEAEGALLDEQGLALRQVLALMIAHRRPSHYLGLGRDDLARLTDAHLRILAEASVIGPGLRDAALAARLVFRDPHRARARAPVEADKGATLIRTRLAGMLDVSLYDLDRIDLKASATLDQKLQREVSDYLERLREVDFARDTGLIGERLLTPGQVPTVNYSFTLFERTPDGNRVRVQTDTTDQPLDINEGSKLELGSTAKLRVLATYLELVAELHQRYADQPLQVLRETTVDRHDRLTRWALDYLLETKNRDLATMLQAALERRYSASPGESFFTGGGLHTFNNFRPEDNGRTVTVREALQASINLPFVRLMRDIVRHTMYQVPGSTAKLLEDDSDPRRSKYLSRFADREGQVFLRRFWRKYQDQNANEIQATLLDGLRPTADRLAAAFRYLNPDADAERFAAFMRGRLPNSELGDTRLASLYRRYAPGTFDLPDQGYIARVHPLELWLASYLMAHPEASFGDAVEASSEERQAVYRWLFRTRAKSAQDQRIYTILEVEAFLEIHRRWALLGYPFNHLVPSLATALGSAGDRPAALAELMGIIVNDGVRQPTARVERLHFAAGTPYETVLALPPGKGERVMAPEVAAALRSALSEVVEGGTARRLAGAFALPDGTPLAVGGKTGTGDNRIVTSRGRGGIALNRTATFVFHLGPRHFGTLTAYVIGPDAAAYRFTSGLPVQILKSMAPILLPSLHEATRPALIAQRGNTATLPAP; encoded by the coding sequence ATGCACGCATCACAACAATCGGGCGGAAACGTGTCCGAAACGATTTCGTACAAAACACCCGGGCGCGCGTGGCTGAAAATCCTCACGCGCCTGTTTCTCGTCCTCCTCTTCCTGGCGCTGATCGCATCCGCCGCATTCCTGGTCGTCGAAGTGCGCAGTTCCTGGTTCGAGGCGCGCGAAGTGTCGCGCTACGCCGAGAATCTGCGGTACCACGTCGAAGCCGGGCCGAGCGACTCGGTCCGCTTTCCGGCGCACGGCCCGTTCGACCTTCGGCTCGGCTACGCGAAACTGCCCCACTTCATCGAGCGGCTGCAGGCGCGCGACATGACGATCGTGAGCCAGGCGCGGTTCTCGCCGCAGCTCGTGAATTTCACCGAGCGCGGCCATTTCCCGCCGTATCGCGAGAAAACCCGCGCCGGACTCGAGATCGAAGGCGCTTACGGCGAATCCGTATACCGCTCCTCATACCCGGTGCGCAGCTATCCGGCGTTCGAGCAGATCCCGACGCGCGTCGTGCAAAGCCTGCTTTTCATCGAAAACCGCAACCTGCTCGAGCCGGCACGTCCCTACCTGAACCCGGCCATAGACTGGATGCGCTTTGGCCAGGCCGCCGTGGCGCAGCTCATGAAAGTCGTCGATGACGACCTGAACACTCCGGGCGGCAGCACGCTTGCGACGCAGATCGAAAAATATCGGCACTCGCCCGACGGCATCACGCATTCGCCGCATGAGAAGCTGCGCCAGATGATCTCGGCGACGGTGCGTGCGTACAGTGAAGGGCGCGAAACCCTCCCGGTGCGGCGCGACCTCGTGCTCCACTACCTGAACACCGTGCCGCTGTCCGCCGCGCCGCTGTATGGCGAAGTCCATGGGCTCGGCGACGGGCTGTGGGTCTGGTTCGGCGTCGATTTCGCGCACACCAACCGGCTACTCGCTGCGGCCGAGGCCGAAGGCGCGCTCCTCGATGAACAAGGGCTCGCGCTGCGCCAGGTGCTCGCGCTGATGATCGCTCACCGCCGCCCGTCACACTATCTCGGGCTCGGCCGCGACGACCTCGCGCGACTTACCGACGCGCACCTGCGCATCCTCGCCGAGGCGAGCGTCATCGGCCCCGGGCTGCGTGACGCGGCGCTCGCCGCGCGGCTCGTGTTCCGTGATCCGCACCGCGCGCGCGCGCGCGCGCCGGTCGAAGCGGACAAGGGCGCGACGCTGATCCGTACGCGTCTTGCCGGAATGCTCGACGTGTCGCTCTACGATCTCGACCGGATCGACCTCAAGGCTTCTGCGACGCTCGACCAGAAGCTCCAGCGGGAAGTCAGCGACTACCTCGAGCGGCTGCGCGAAGTCGACTTCGCGCGCGACACCGGCCTGATCGGCGAGCGCCTGCTGACGCCCGGCCAGGTGCCGACGGTGAACTACAGCTTCACGCTGTTCGAGCGCACGCCGGACGGCAACCGCGTGCGAGTGCAGACCGACACCACCGACCAGCCGCTCGACATCAACGAAGGCAGCAAGCTCGAACTGGGCTCGACTGCGAAGCTGCGCGTGCTCGCGACCTATCTCGAACTCGTCGCCGAACTGCACCAGCGCTACGCCGACCAGCCGCTGCAGGTGTTGCGCGAAACCACCGTCGATCGGCATGACCGGCTGACGCGCTGGGCGCTCGACTACCTGCTTGAAACCAAAAACCGCGACTTGGCGACGATGCTGCAGGCAGCTCTCGAGCGGCGCTATTCGGCCAGCCCCGGCGAATCGTTTTTCACCGGCGGCGGGCTGCACACTTTCAACAACTTCCGCCCGGAGGACAACGGCCGCACGGTGACGGTGCGCGAAGCGCTGCAGGCCTCGATCAACCTGCCGTTCGTGCGCCTGATGCGCGACATCGTTCGCCACACGATGTACCAGGTGCCCGGCAGCACCGCGAAGCTGCTCGAAGACGACAGCGACCCGCGCCGCAGCAAGTATCTGTCGCGCTTCGCCGACCGCGAAGGCCAGGTATTCCTGCGCCGCTTCTGGCGCAAATACCAGGACCAGAACGCGAACGAGATCCAGGCGACGCTGCTCGACGGGCTACGTCCCACTGCCGACCGCCTCGCCGCCGCGTTCCGCTATCTGAACCCCGACGCCGATGCCGAGCGCTTCGCCGCGTTCATGCGTGGTCGCCTGCCCAATTCGGAGCTCGGCGACACCCGCCTCGCGAGCCTTTACCGGCGTTATGCCCCGGGCACTTTCGACCTGCCCGACCAGGGCTACATCGCCCGCGTGCACCCGCTCGAGTTGTGGCTCGCCAGCTACCTGATGGCGCACCCCGAGGCGAGCTTCGGCGACGCCGTCGAAGCGAGCAGCGAAGAACGTCAGGCCGTATACCGCTGGCTGTTCCGCACCCGGGCGAAAAGCGCGCAGGATCAGCGCATCTACACGATCCTCGAAGTCGAAGCCTTCCTCGAGATCCACCGACGCTGGGCGCTCCTCGGCTACCCGTTCAATCACCTCGTGCCGTCCTTGGCGACCGCGCTGGGCAGCGCCGGCGACCGCCCGGCCGCGCTCGCCGAGCTGATGGGGATCATCGTCAATGACGGCGTGCGCCAGCCTACTGCGCGCGTCGAGCGGCTCCACTTCGCCGCGGGAACGCCGTATGAAACGGTCCTCGCGCTGCCTCCCGGCAAAGGCGAACGCGTGATGGCACCGGAAGTCGCAGCGGCCCTGCGCAGCGCGTTGTCGGAAGTCGTCGAAGGCGGCACGGCGCGGCGTCTGGCAGGGGCATTCGCGCTGCCGGACGGCACCCCGCTCGCAGTCGGCGGCAAGACCGGCACCGGTGACAACCGCATCGTCACCTCTCGCGGGCGCGGCGGGATCGCCCTCAACCGCACCGCGACGTTCGTGTTCCACCTCGGCCCGCGGCATTTCGGCACGCTGACCGCGTATGTCATCGGTCCGGACGCCGCCGCATATCGCTTCACGTCGGGGCTGCCGGTGCAGATCCTGAAGTCGATGGCACCGATCCTGCTGCCATCGCTGCACGAGGCGACGCGCCCCGCGCTGATCGCGCAGCGCGGCAACACGGCAACGTTGCCGGCGCCGTGA